TATTAGGTCAACATCTATCAATTTTTGTGTCATCGGCAATGATTGTAAATTGATTATATCAACGTGTGGTTGTATTGTTTTTAAATTGGCTAATAAATTAAATCTAATTAAAATCCCAACAAATGTAAAGTATTTATAGAAACAACAAAAACATGTTGAAGCCTCTGGCTGGCTGTGGTTAGCTGGAAGGTGACAGGCCGAATTTGAGATGAGAGAAATTCTTTGCTATTGTCTTTGAAATGAAGTCATGGCTAAATGGCTTGCCCAGggtaccagggatgttctctgtttagtgtgtgaattagaacattttcctgtcctgctaagcattcaaaatgtaacgagtacttttgggtgtcagggaaaatgtgtggagtaaaaagtacattttctttaggaatgtagtgaagcaaAAGTTCTCAatctaaatagtaaagtacagatacgacTTAAATAGTATTTTCACTTAAGTACTTTGCACCACCGCAAACGGGGGTTTTGCTTCTGGAAGTTCAACCCGGAAGTGACGTGTTCCGGCACCGGGTTTCCACTAGAtcgcacagccacaaagtcaaaatgggCCAAATCATAACTATTaatgaaaacaaacatttacCTTTTTGTCTTCATTTAAGTTTTGCGGTGTGGTTAGGTACAAAACCAGATTTTAATTATATACATTTTTaggaaaatgattttttttttgactttgtggctgctgTGGTATCTAGTGACGACCAGGGAAAGGGGAATTGTTGAAACGTTTTCGTATTGGATAAGTTCAACTAGTTCGGACTCCGTTTATAAAAAGTTCTCTCGTTTCGTGTTTACCGATCACACACACAAGGGATTGGGTCAGTTCTTATTACAGAAGGAATACATATACATGTTAACTGTTGTTCTGTTAATAGTCTCCTGTACTATTTGTGGTTAGTCGACAGCGGAATGGAGTTTCCCGAGGAGGTCCTCGCCCATATATTTTCCTACCTGTCGGTAACGGAACGGGACAGCGCGTCTGCAGTGTGTAAGAGGTGGTCGCAGTCCATGAGCCACCCGCGAGTGTGGCGGTACACTGAAATAAGGTGAGAGATTCAGAGTTGTACCTTACCGGCTGCTCAGACGTTGCACGCAGGGCCGGTAACACGCCAAAATACACGCCAATGCCAAATGGTTTTGGTAACTTGGGCAGAATAAGTTCACGTTGATTCAATGAGGCAAAAAGGgcagtttaattcaataagacaAAAGCTGCGAAATGGAGAGTTGGAAAATTAATAGAAGAGAGGACCtgaacagtagtctgatgttatagatgagaggaccagaacagtagtctgatgttatagatgagaggaccagaacagtagtctaatgttatagaagagaggaccagaacagtagtctaatgttatagaagagaggaccagaacagtagtctgatgttatagaagagaggaccagaacagtagtctgatgttatagaagagaggaccagaacagtagtctgatgttctagaagagaggaccagaacagtagtctgttatagaagagaggaccaccactaccaactctccaggggtgagtctctctctctctctctctctctctctctctcccccccccaggGGTGAGTCTGAtagtaacctgttctctctccgtCTGCAGGTGTGAGACCGGGGAACAGGAGGACCCTGCTCTGCAgcatttctcctctctcctgccaTTGGTCCGTCACCTGAAGATCACCGTCAGTTCGCTGAGCGATCCAGCCAATCGCAGCGCTGCCCTGTCTGTCCTCCGCCTGGCCACCAGTGGTCCCCTGCagaccctgtccctgtcctgctCTGGAGGCGTCCCTCTCTTCTACTCAGGTAAACAACAACCAACTAGTCACTGGTACTGGTCTACAGGTTAACAACAACCAGCTAGTCACTGGTACTGAACTAACGCTGGTCTACAGGTTAACAACAACCAGCTAGTCACtggtactgaactaacactggtCTACACAGGTTAACAACAACCAGCTAGTCACtggtactgaactaacactggtCTACAGGTTAACAACAACCAGCTAGTCACtggtactgaactaacactggtCTACAGGTTAACAACAACCAGCTAGTCACtggtactgaactaacactggtCTACAGGTTAACAACAACCAGCTAGTCACtggtactgaactaacactggtCTACAGGTTAACAACAACCAGCTAGTCACtggtactgaactaacactggtCTACAGGTTAACAACAACCAGCTAGTCACtggtactgaactaacactggtCTACAGGTTAACAACAACCAGCTAGTCACtggtactgaactaacactggtCTACAGGTTAACAACAACCAGCTAGTCACtggtactgaactaacactggtCTACAGGTTAACAACAACCAGCTAGTCACtggtactgaactaacactggtCTACAGGTTAACAACAACCAGCTAGTCACtggtactgaactaacactggtCTACAGGTTAACAACAACCAGCTAGTCACtggtactgaactaacactggtCTACAGGTTAACAACAACCAGCTAGTCACtggtactgaactaacactggtCTACAGGTTAACAACAACCAGCTAGTCACtggtactgaactaacactggtCTACAGGTTAACAACAACCAGCTAGTCACtggtactgaactaacactggtCTACAGGTTAACAACAACCAGCTAGTCACtggtactgaactaacactggtCTACAGGTTAACAACAACCAGCTAGTCACtggtactgaactaacactggtCTACAGGTTAACAACAACCAGCTAGTCACtggtactgaactaacactggtCTACAGGTTAACAACAACCAGCTAGTCACtggtactgaactaacactggtCTACAGGTTAACAACAACCAGCTAGTCACtggtactgaactaacactggtCTACAGGTTAACAACAACCAGCTAGTCACtggtactgaactaacactggtCTACAGGTTAACAACAACCAGCTAGTCACtggtactgaactaacactggtCTACAGGTTAACAACAACCAGCTAGTCACtggtactgaactaacactggtCTACAGGTTAACAACAACCAGCTAGTCACtggtactgaactaacactggtCTACAGGTTAACAACAACCAGCTAGTCACtggtactgaactaacactggtCTACAGGTTAACAACAACCAGCTAGTCACtggtactgaactaacactggtCTACAGGTTAACAACAACGAATCTAATGAAACAGATCTAATGGGAAATACATCTGCTGTGATTGGACAAAAGACCAAAAGAATTGGTCTGCCAGTCTAATCGCAGCCTCAGTCGTTCTAGATAAGAACTCCGGTCCTCGAGTACGTCCCGATAGCACACGTTGTTGTCGTAGCCTCAGActaactcacctgattcaactcatcaaGGCCCATCCTGGGCTCGCACCAGGGGACCCTCATATAAAAATACTACCGTCTAATCATTACTACACAAGATCTACACAAAACCTACTGGTTTGTTATTGAGATGTGTAATAAACCAGTTGTAATTTCAGTAGTAATGAGTGATACATTGGGATGTTTCACTACTGGTGAACGCGACATAATTCTCCCTTATTACTACTGTGTAACTGCTGAGCTTTTGGCTGTCTACTACTTAAAACCTACACAATTCCTACATAATGCCTACACATTACTGCTGTGTCCCTATTAGACCTGTTAACGTGTTATTTCCTCTAGTTTCTAACTGTAGTTCATAGCATCAAACAAGGAATAATACGCTTATACAAACataattgcattttttttttattaactcaGTTACACTTTTTTTTGTTAATACATTTGAGGCCTTGTCTTCATTCAGCTTTGACTTAACTATCTTCGGATTATCTATTTTTTTGTCGTTGTTGTAGCCACATTTCTTCGTCACGTAACCTTTTTTAGAAAATGAAGACAAGCACAAGAGACAACCACTTAGAAGCCGTTAGGGAGTGAACGTTATTTAGAACAAGGGTTACGTGGAGAAAATCGGACCTCTGAAATGAAAATATATTGGCCCTgccttcagcaaaatatattttaaaaatacaCTACAAAACTCTACCTGATTACTACTGGAAACACTACTGTTTTCCTACTGAACACTATAAAACTACCTGATTACTACTGGAAACACTACTGTTTTCCTACTGAACACTATAAAACTACCTGATTACTACAGAAACACTACTGTTTTCCTACTGAACACTATAAAACTACCTGATTACTACTGGAAACACTACTGTTTTCATATTGAACACTATAAAactacctgttctctacctgattACTACAGAAACTCTATTGTTTTCATACTGAACACTATAAAACTACCTGATTACTACTGGAAACACTACTGTTTTCATACTGAACACTATACAACTCTACTGGAAACACTACTGTTTTCCTACTGAACACTATAAAACTACCTGATTACTACAGAAACACTACTGTTTTCCTACTGAACACTATAAAACTACCTGATTACTACTGGAAACACTACTGTTTTCCTACTGAACACTATAAAACTACCTGATTACTACAGAAACACTACTGTTTTCCTACTGAACACTATAAAACTACCTGATTACTACTGGAAACACTACTGTTTTCCTACTGAACACTATAAAACTACCTGATTACTACTGGAAACACTACTGTTTTCCTACTGAACACTATAAAACTACCTGATTACTACAGAAACACTACTGTTTTCCTACTGAACACTATAAAACTCTACCTGATTACTACAGAAACACTACTGTTTTCCTACTGAACACTATAAAACTACCTGATTACTACTGGAAACACTACTGTTTTCCTACTGAACACTATACAACTACCTGATTACTACTGGAAACACTACTGTTTTCCTACTGAACACTATAAAACTACCTGATTACTACTGGAAACACTACTGTTTTCCTACTGAACACTATAAAACTCTACCTGATTACTACAGAAACACTACTGTTTTCCTACTGAACACTATAAAACTCTACTTGAGTAATGCATAAACTAGACATTCACTATAAGTCTCTACATAGTCACTACTGCACAAATTCAGTAGTAGTTGTCGTTCTTCATGAGAGTAGCTACAGTTTGTACACCAGATAATGATATATCCAAAGATTTCTGGTATCCATTACTGGATGTTACAGGTTTGCCAAAATGCAGTCATAGATTCTTCAACTAACCTGGTATTGGCAGTACTCACTTCATTCTCGATTCTGgacaatagtttttttttttttttttttttataaatgtctgtgtccagttgcaggtggttCTACAAACACCACAGAGAAATCAGAAAGAAAGTAAATACAAAATTTGTACCACACAAGGAGGTTTCTCGCACATCTTAGCTGCCGCACATCTTGCATTTCCCAGCATCTTTGCAGGAACTGGTCGTATCTATGCAATGCGGACACATGCAGAAATAGATGAGAGGCATATCTCATTCAATACGAAACATGGATTTTATTATCTTTCTGAGTTTTCTCTGGTGTTTCCTGCAACTGAACACAGACATTTTTATAAGATAACTATTTTGGAAGCCATGCTGCATTGGAAGCCATGCTGCATTGGAAGCCATGCTGCATTGGAAGCCATGCTGCCGCATCGGAAGCCATGCTGCCGCATCGGAAGCCATGCAGCAGCGAGGCAGTGGTTTAGACCGCTAGACGAAAATCAACGACTTCAAGGTCTCCGAGCGaatgacgtcactgattgaacaCTACTAgcacaccgctaactagctagccatttcacatcggctacagtagtctggggctacaacaagctaactagctagccatttcacatcggctacagtagtctggggctacaacaagctaactagctagccatttcacatcggctaCAGTGGTCTGGGGCTACAACcagataactagctagccatttcacatcggctaCAGTAGTCTGGGGCTACAACAAGAATGAGTACTGTTGGGAGTACTTGAGGACCTGAGTTTAGAACCACTATGCTAAATGAcactaatgtaaatgtaactataGGTCACGACCTGGAGGAAGGGCTGGAGGCCGCTCTTACTACAGCTCCGGAACACGTGGGAGGAGCCTTCCTCTCCCACTTGGACCTGAGGGGCGTGCCTTTCACCCTCAGCCAATCCCTGGTGAGGGTCTTGGCCCGGCAGAGCCCCAACTTGAGGAGTCTATTGGTCAACAATCAGACACTGGTGTGTAAAGTGGAGCCAGAGGCTGTGGTGGAAGTACTGGGGCTGTGTCCACTTCTCAACACACTAGGGCTGTTCTATACCAGGTATGGAGAGAACCACGGTGCtcaattccaaatggcaccctattccctatgtagtgcactactatagaccagagccctattccctatgcagtgcactactttagaccagagcgctattccctatgtagtgcactactttagaccagagccctattccctatgcagtgcactactttagaccagagccctattccctatgcagtgcactactttagaccagagccctattccctatgtagtgcactactttagaccagagccctattccctatatagtgcactactttagaccagagccctattccctatgcagtgcactactttagaccagagccctattccctatatagtgcactactatagaccaggaccctattccctatatagtgcactactatagaccagggccctattccctatatagtgcactactatagaccagggccctattccctatatagtccactactttagaccagagccctattccctatatagtgcactactatagaccagagccctattccctatatagtggtactctactatagaccagagccctattccctatgcagtgcactactttagaccagagccctattccctatgcagtgcactactttagaccagagccctattccctatatagtggtactactatagaccagagccctattccctatatagtggtactactatagaccagagccctattccctatatagtggtactactatagaccagagccctgttccctatatagtgcactactatagaccagagccctattccctatatagtggtacaactatagaccagagccctattccctatatagtacactactatagatcagagccctattccctatatagtggtactactatagaccagagccctattccctatgcagtgcactactttagaccagagccctattccctatgcagtgcactactttagaccagagccctattccctatgtagtgcactactttagaccagagccctattccctatatagtgcactactttagaccagagccctattccctatgcagtgcactactttagaccagagccctattccctatgtagtgcactactatagaccagagccctattccctatatagtgcactactttagaccaggaccctattccctatatagtggtactactatagaacagagccctattccctatatagtggtactactatagaccagggccctattccctatatagtacactactatagaccagagccctattccctatatagtggtactactatagaccagagccctattccctatgcagtgcactactttagaccagagccctattccctatgcaatgcactactttagaccagagccctattccctatatagtggtactactatagaccagagccctat
The window above is part of the Salmo salar chromosome ssa15, Ssal_v3.1, whole genome shotgun sequence genome. Proteins encoded here:
- the fbxl8 gene encoding F-box/LRR-repeat protein 8 isoform X1 is translated as MIFFLTLWLLWYLVTTRERGIVETFSYWISSTSSDSVYKKFSRFVFTDHTHKGLVDSGMEFPEEVLAHIFSYLSVTERDSASAVCKRWSQSMSHPRVWRYTEIRCETGEQEDPALQHFSSLLPLVRHLKITVSSLSDPANRSAALSVLRLATSGPLQTLSLSCSGGVPLFYSGHDLEEGLEAALTTAPEHVGGAFLSHLDLRGVPFTLSQSLVRVLARQSPNLRSLLVNNQTLVCKVEPEAVVEVLGLCPLLNTLGLFYTSLSQKVVDELLLPQRCPLLAMELYCERFAKYIPPLEDNVWAGLKHRHPGLKVSLILDHTLPMDHFSSVLQPSVPLQHLELLTFTDLVQQTHLVTQSYSHALETIILQTTSSPELDSALRSLAAACSRLREVHCYCVVSCDVVRAFKDCCPHLWRYTLKTRKEPHPWKCTVIK
- the fbxl8 gene encoding F-box/LRR-repeat protein 8 isoform X2, whose product is MEFPEEVLAHIFSYLSVTERDSASAVCKRWSQSMSHPRVWRYTEIRCETGEQEDPALQHFSSLLPLVRHLKITVSSLSDPANRSAALSVLRLATSGPLQTLSLSCSGGVPLFYSGHDLEEGLEAALTTAPEHVGGAFLSHLDLRGVPFTLSQSLVRVLARQSPNLRSLLVNNQTLVCKVEPEAVVEVLGLCPLLNTLGLFYTSLSQKVVDELLLPQRCPLLAMELYCERFAKYIPPLEDNVWAGLKHRHPGLKVSLILDHTLPMDHFSSVLQPSVPLQHLELLTFTDLVQQTHLVTQSYSHALETIILQTTSSPELDSALRSLAAACSRLREVHCYCVVSCDVVRAFKDCCPHLWRYTLKTRKEPHPWKCTVIK
- the fbxl8 gene encoding F-box/LRR-repeat protein 8 isoform X3, translated to MIFFLTLWLLWYLVTTRERGIVETFSYWISSTSSDSVYKKFSRFVFTDHTHKGLVDSGMEFPEEVLAHIFSYLSVTERDSASAVCKRWSQSMSHPRVWRYTEIRCETGEQEDPALQHFSSLLPLVRHLKITVSSLSDPANRSAALSVLRLATSGPLQTLSLSCSGGVPLFYSGHDLEEGLEAALTTAPEHVGGAFLSHLDLRGVPFTLSQSLVRVLARQSPNLRSLLVNNQTLVCKVEPEAVVEVLGLCPLLNTLGLFYTSLSQKVVDELLLPQRCPLLAMELYCERFAKYIPPLEDNVWAGLKHRHPGLKVS